The following coding sequences lie in one Treponema sp. OMZ 790 genomic window:
- the rfbB gene encoding dTDP-glucose 4,6-dehydratase encodes MRNLQNILVTGGAGFIGSNFIRTLLKKETDFKGRVINLDAITYAGNAASLADVESEFGGSRYFFIHGNICDKEIINKIFTEYNIDTVVNFAAESHVDRSILGPEVFLKTNVLGTFNLLETAKQFWKNSDGTMRDDVLFHHISTDEVYGSLGHQGLFEETTAYDPRSPYSASKASSDHLVKAYFHTYGLPVTISNCSNNYGPFQFPEKLIPLMILNMLEGKNLPVYGDGKQIRDWIHVEDHNEAVRLILKKGKTGETYNIGGENEWENIKLLNKLIQIVCKKAGLSEETARKTISHVTDRLGHDRRYAIDCTKIKKELNWKRNFDFETGLENTVDWYLNNKDWIENVRSGEYRNWIEKNYKER; translated from the coding sequence ATGCGAAATCTACAAAATATTTTGGTAACAGGCGGAGCCGGTTTTATCGGCTCCAATTTTATCAGAACCTTATTAAAAAAGGAAACCGATTTTAAGGGCCGAGTCATCAACCTTGATGCTATTACCTATGCAGGCAATGCCGCAAGTCTTGCCGATGTTGAATCCGAATTCGGAGGCTCCCGTTACTTTTTTATTCACGGAAACATCTGCGATAAAGAAATCATAAATAAGATTTTTACCGAATATAATATAGATACTGTTGTTAATTTTGCAGCCGAAAGTCATGTAGACCGTTCTATTTTGGGGCCTGAGGTTTTTTTAAAGACAAATGTTTTAGGTACATTTAACCTTTTGGAAACAGCCAAGCAATTTTGGAAAAATTCTGACGGGACAATGCGTGATGATGTTCTTTTTCATCATATAAGTACTGATGAGGTTTACGGTTCATTGGGACATCAAGGTCTTTTTGAAGAAACAACAGCCTATGATCCTCGCTCTCCTTATTCTGCAAGTAAGGCATCCAGTGATCACTTGGTAAAGGCTTACTTCCATACTTACGGACTTCCTGTTACAATTTCAAATTGCTCCAATAATTACGGACCTTTTCAGTTCCCGGAAAAGTTGATTCCGTTGATGATTTTAAATATGCTTGAAGGTAAAAATCTTCCCGTTTACGGTGACGGCAAACAGATTAGAGATTGGATTCATGTCGAAGATCATAATGAGGCTGTCAGGCTCATCTTAAAAAAAGGAAAGACCGGTGAAACCTATAATATCGGCGGAGAAAATGAATGGGAAAATATAAAACTTTTAAATAAACTCATTCAAATTGTTTGCAAAAAAGCAGGACTTAGCGAAGAAACTGCAAGGAAAACCATTAGCCATGTAACAGATAGGCTCGGCCATGACCGCCGATATGCCATTGACTGTACAAAAATAAAAAAAGAACTTAACTGGAAACGCAATTTTGATTTTGAAACAGGGCTTGAAAATACTGTTGACTGGTATTTAAATAATAAAGATTGGATAGAAAATGTCCGCTCCGGTGAGTACCGTAATTGGATAGAAAAAAATTATAAGGAGAGATAA
- the rfbA gene encoding glucose-1-phosphate thymidylyltransferase RfbA — MKAIILAGGAGTRLYPLTKAVSKQILPMYDKPMIYYPLSVMMLAGIREVLIISTPRDIGLFKELFGNGNWLGMKFEYAVQDRPRGLADAFIVGEKFIGSDSCALVLGDNIFYGRGFSSTLTDAVLSIKDNGGALIFGYYVKDPRAYGVVDFDDEGNVLTIEEKPQNPKSNYAIPGLYFYDNEVIKIAKSVKPSARGEIEITSVNNAYLDMGKLRVEKLGRGMAWLDTGTYDGLLEASNFIATIQKRQGMYVSCIEEIAYLQKWISKTQLLNLSSSYNNEYGDYLKYIAENC, encoded by the coding sequence ATGAAAGCTATAATTTTAGCAGGCGGTGCAGGAACCCGTTTGTATCCGCTTACCAAGGCTGTTTCAAAACAAATTTTACCAATGTATGATAAACCAATGATTTATTATCCCTTGTCGGTTATGATGCTTGCCGGTATACGCGAGGTCTTAATTATCTCTACACCTAGAGACATAGGGCTTTTTAAGGAGCTTTTCGGTAACGGCAATTGGCTGGGTATGAAGTTTGAGTATGCCGTCCAAGATAGACCTCGAGGTCTTGCTGATGCCTTTATAGTCGGTGAAAAATTCATCGGTTCCGATTCTTGTGCCCTAGTTTTGGGCGATAATATCTTTTATGGGCGAGGTTTTAGCAGTACCTTGACGGATGCTGTTTTATCCATAAAAGACAACGGCGGAGCCTTAATTTTCGGTTATTATGTTAAGGATCCAAGAGCTTACGGTGTAGTTGATTTTGATGATGAAGGAAATGTTTTGACTATCGAAGAGAAACCTCAAAATCCAAAATCAAATTATGCAATTCCGGGCTTGTATTTTTATGATAATGAAGTAATCAAGATTGCAAAATCGGTAAAACCTTCGGCCAGAGGCGAGATTGAAATTACATCCGTAAATAATGCTTATCTGGATATGGGTAAATTGAGAGTGGAAAAACTAGGCCGAGGTATGGCATGGCTCGATACGGGAACTTATGACGGTCTTTTAGAAGCCTCAAATTTTATTGCAACAATTCAGAAGAGGCAGGGAATGTATGTCTCATGTATAGAAGAAATAGCATATTTACAAAAATGGATTTCAAAGACTCAGCTTTTAAATTTATCTTCGTCTTATAATAATGAGTATGGAGATTATCTAAAATACATTGCAGAAAATTGTTAG
- a CDS encoding NAD(P)-dependent oxidoreductase codes for MHIAIIGGSGFIGTRLTKRLLFSGHKIKILDKQDSKYYPEFRVFADVRDVDFLKKELSSDFDCVINLAAEHRDDVEPKSLYDEVNVAGAENVCKVCSELGIKKIIFTSSVAVYGFAPLNTNEMGEINYFNDYGRTKWLAEGKYREWLETGKGNSLTIIRPTVVFGEQNRGNVYNLLRQISSGFFPFVGKGKNKKSMAYVENVAAFIEFCLANGSGEHLFNYIDKPDFDMNSLTNEVYKILGSPNHKIFHWPYWLGYFGGLCFDLLAKITGKKLSISSIRVKKFCADTLFDSVNILKTGFKPPVSLPDGLSNTVRYEFIDKVQDHVFHTE; via the coding sequence ATGCACATAGCAATAATAGGCGGTTCCGGTTTTATAGGAACAAGATTGACAAAGAGACTTTTATTCTCCGGTCATAAAATTAAAATTCTCGATAAGCAGGATAGTAAGTATTACCCTGAATTTAGAGTCTTTGCTGATGTAAGAGATGTTGATTTTTTAAAAAAAGAATTATCTTCCGATTTTGATTGTGTTATTAATTTGGCGGCAGAACATAGGGATGATGTTGAGCCTAAGAGCCTCTATGATGAAGTAAATGTTGCCGGTGCCGAAAATGTATGCAAGGTTTGCTCTGAGTTGGGGATCAAAAAAATTATTTTTACAAGCTCCGTTGCCGTTTATGGTTTCGCTCCCCTTAATACAAATGAAATGGGTGAGATAAATTATTTTAATGATTACGGCAGAACCAAGTGGCTTGCCGAAGGAAAATACCGTGAATGGCTTGAAACCGGTAAAGGAAACTCGCTTACCATAATCAGACCGACTGTTGTTTTCGGAGAGCAGAATAGAGGAAATGTTTACAATCTATTAAGGCAAATCAGTTCAGGTTTTTTTCCCTTTGTTGGTAAAGGAAAAAATAAAAAATCAATGGCCTATGTTGAAAATGTGGCAGCTTTTATCGAGTTTTGTTTAGCTAATGGAAGCGGTGAACACTTATTTAATTATATCGATAAACCTGACTTTGATATGAACTCTCTTACTAATGAAGTTTATAAAATTCTAGGAAGTCCTAATCATAAAATTTTCCACTGGCCTTATTGGTTGGGCTATTTCGGCGGGCTTTGCTTTGACTTACTTGCAAAAATAACAGGAAAAAAGTTATCGATAAGCTCAATCAGGGTAAAAAAATTCTGTGCCGATACTCTTTTTGATTCTGTAAATATTTTAAAAACCGGGTTTAAGCCTCCGGTTTCCTTGCCTGATGGTCTAAGTAACACAGTAAGGTATGAATTTATTGATAAGGTTCAAGATCATGTTTTTCATACCGAGTAG
- a CDS encoding glycosyltransferase: MKILHIITNTELGGAQTVCISLANMTSSEGNTVAVASMEDGYLWDNLSSSVIKFKIKNMVKPIRFLPDFKCYFELKNVINKFSPDIIHLHSSKAGVLGRLAGRKYRKNIVYTVHGFDSIRLHHRFFLPLERLLQRLCGAIVSVSKYDQRNLYNEKIKFKVLTIHNGIRIPKKIPNFNFGSVKYKKVIITIARIAYPKKFQSFLSVASDPAMKDYLFVWAGGSAEKSMEEIKKEFSIPSNVLLLGDCPNASGLLPYCDLFVLFSNYEGLPMTIIEAMAQKKAIVASNVGGIPELVDNTNGLLIETDEDAVKAISNILQDNEKKSKMERASFEKFSNFFTLDIMWKNYRNLYKEIAKG; encoded by the coding sequence ATGAAAATCTTACACATAATTACCAATACAGAACTCGGCGGAGCTCAAACCGTATGTATTTCGTTGGCAAATATGACGTCTAGTGAAGGAAATACCGTTGCTGTAGCTTCAATGGAAGATGGGTATCTTTGGGATAATTTATCTTCTTCTGTTATCAAGTTTAAAATAAAAAATATGGTAAAACCTATTAGGTTTTTACCTGATTTTAAATGTTATTTTGAGTTAAAGAATGTAATTAATAAATTTTCTCCGGATATCATTCATCTTCATTCCAGTAAGGCTGGTGTTCTTGGTCGTCTTGCAGGGAGAAAATATAGAAAAAATATAGTTTATACTGTTCATGGATTTGACTCTATACGGTTACACCATAGATTTTTTTTACCTTTAGAGCGATTATTGCAAAGATTATGTGGCGCTATAGTTTCGGTGTCTAAGTATGATCAAAGGAATTTATATAATGAAAAAATTAAATTTAAGGTTTTGACAATTCATAACGGTATCAGAATTCCAAAAAAAATACCAAATTTTAACTTTGGTAGTGTAAAATATAAAAAAGTCATTATAACCATTGCTCGTATCGCATATCCAAAAAAGTTTCAAAGCTTTTTATCTGTTGCTTCAGATCCTGCCATGAAGGATTATCTTTTTGTTTGGGCAGGCGGTTCTGCCGAAAAATCGATGGAAGAGATAAAAAAAGAGTTTTCAATCCCTTCCAATGTTTTATTGCTTGGAGATTGTCCTAATGCATCAGGCCTTTTGCCGTACTGTGATCTTTTTGTCTTATTTAGCAACTATGAAGGTCTTCCAATGACTATTATTGAAGCTATGGCTCAAAAAAAAGCTATTGTTGCATCTAATGTTGGCGGAATTCCTGAGCTTGTAGATAATACAAACGGATTATTGATTGAAACTGATGAAGATGCCGTTAAGGCAATAAGTAATATCTTGCAAGATAATGAAAAGAAGTCTAAAATGGAAAGAGCTTCATTTGAGAAGTTTTCGAATTTTTTTACTTTAGATATTATGTGGAAAAATTATCGTAATTTATACAAAGAAATAGCAAAGGGTTAA
- a CDS encoding glycosyltransferase family 32 protein, with translation MNYLQEKRIDKMIPKVIHYCWFGGNPLPETALKCIESWKKFCPEYEIREWNEDNYDVNKIPYTAQAYQAKKYAFVSDYARFDILYTYGGIYFDTDVEIIKPIDKIIETGAFFGMEKIGDVASGLGIAAPPNEPLYFEILESYRKSFFIKPNGKMDLTTVVIRVTDILRQYGLTKKNNIQIVKNIHIYTPDYFNPKDARTGKITITSNTHTIHHFDASWTPPLRKKYIRYCQYFIPKIGSILTHIIFAPLHIVCIIQEVGVFGFFNRFIRYKKNK, from the coding sequence ATGAATTATTTACAGGAAAAGCGGATAGATAAAATGATTCCAAAGGTAATTCATTATTGCTGGTTTGGAGGGAACCCCTTACCTGAAACGGCTCTCAAGTGTATTGAATCATGGAAAAAATTCTGTCCAGAATATGAGATTAGAGAATGGAATGAAGATAATTATGATGTAAATAAAATACCGTATACGGCTCAAGCTTATCAAGCAAAAAAGTATGCTTTTGTAAGTGATTATGCTAGATTCGATATTTTATATACTTATGGCGGAATTTATTTTGATACTGATGTTGAAATTATTAAACCCATTGATAAAATTATTGAAACCGGAGCTTTTTTTGGCATGGAAAAAATAGGTGATGTAGCAAGTGGATTGGGTATAGCTGCTCCTCCTAACGAACCTTTATATTTTGAAATATTAGAATCCTATCGAAAATCTTTTTTTATAAAACCAAATGGTAAAATGGATCTTACTACTGTAGTGATACGTGTGACGGATATACTAAGGCAATATGGATTAACTAAAAAGAATAATATTCAAATAGTTAAAAATATTCACATATACACTCCTGATTATTTTAATCCTAAGGATGCCAGAACCGGTAAAATTACGATTACTTCTAATACACATACGATTCATCATTTTGATGCTAGTTGGACACCTCCTTTAAGAAAAAAATATATAAGATACTGTCAATATTTTATTCCTAAAATTGGTAGTATACTGACACATATTATTTTTGCTCCATTGCATATAGTATGTATTATTCAAGAAGTAGGCGTATTTGGATTTTTTAATAGATTTATTAGATATAAAAAAAATAAATAG
- a CDS encoding membrane protein insertase YidC, whose amino-acid sequence MLNFLYTIFIYPVYMFVEFILFIANNITQDYIGLSIIILSLGINLITLPIYNVAEKWQEKERFIQKRMKPKVKDIKSVFKGDEQYMILSAYYRQNSYHPLYALRSLFALFIQIPFFIAAYQLLSELPALKESSFLFLNDLGSPDKLVNVGAVSLNLLPILMTVINLAASAVYTRGLELKDKLTLYVTAFLFLILLYDSPSGLVLYWTLNNLFSLFKNIFYRVRLSAKTWFIIAAVVAVVLTIVIALSAGKRKPIFISVGFTVLLLIFPFVKRLFLYFESKQKISIFDNDKKRFYIFLSAVSAFLIFVGLVIPSTTIATSPQEFANFDNFTNPLGILYYTVIQSVGILFWLICLYKLFSRKVQQYFLHIAIFALFGALINAFIFTGNYGDINHFLVFEDVDRLYHSVTYFILNILSLCVVGIIVIYFIYSRFVKFLIPILTIIIISFLIVVSFSFITIHKEYNRTLNYIAYDNIEKKPYRISKTGKNIFILMLDRSMNFFIDPVFENNDFVKKEYTGFTLFKNTIAFGISTNMSTPSLFGGYEYTPDNLNKRYSELLVDKHNEALSVLPKLFSENGWNVSFTDPPWLNYSWEPDLSVFDKYDMIAQNIDYPGKYSQRLLKNLKFSQNNASLSGVRRDMLYFSFFRIFPSEIRRVFYSRGNYANAMLPQYIKMPFIDSYSALQNIEEEVEFVEDKNCINIIVNNITHEPPKQSDIKILGLEFLIPLADNYCLNEYTAEHFYANYLAHEECAKFFRFLKENDCYDNSRIIIVGDHGRYSMKTRDMSFLKDFTGTGFRPEELIPLMMMKDFNSDGNLRIDNTFMTLADIPFLTVKDLDEKLQKNPFTGMLFKDSQLKSPAKIMIGGGWQADKELEMTKFKVSEHDWAFVKDNVYEPKNWSH is encoded by the coding sequence ATGCTGAATTTTTTGTATACAATTTTTATTTATCCAGTATATATGTTTGTAGAGTTTATATTATTTATAGCAAATAATATAACGCAAGATTACATAGGGTTATCAATAATTATTTTAAGTTTAGGAATAAATTTAATAACTTTGCCGATTTATAATGTAGCTGAAAAGTGGCAGGAAAAAGAGCGGTTTATTCAAAAAAGAATGAAACCTAAGGTAAAGGATATCAAGTCTGTGTTTAAAGGTGATGAGCAGTACATGATATTGTCAGCATATTATAGACAAAATAGTTATCATCCCTTGTATGCACTAAGGAGTCTTTTTGCCCTATTTATACAGATCCCCTTTTTTATAGCAGCATATCAACTTTTATCGGAGCTGCCTGCATTAAAAGAATCTTCTTTTTTATTTTTAAATGATTTAGGTTCTCCTGATAAATTGGTTAATGTAGGTGCTGTTTCATTGAATCTTTTGCCTATATTAATGACGGTAATAAATCTTGCTGCCTCTGCCGTGTATACAAGAGGATTGGAGTTAAAAGATAAGCTTACCCTGTATGTGACTGCTTTTTTATTTTTGATATTACTATATGATTCACCATCGGGATTGGTTTTGTACTGGACGCTAAATAATCTTTTTTCATTATTTAAAAATATTTTTTATAGGGTAAGATTGAGTGCAAAAACTTGGTTTATTATTGCGGCTGTAGTTGCAGTAGTTTTAACTATAGTAATTGCTTTGAGTGCCGGTAAGAGAAAACCTATATTTATATCTGTTGGTTTTACAGTTCTTCTTTTGATATTTCCCTTTGTAAAAAGATTGTTTTTATATTTTGAAAGTAAACAAAAGATATCTATTTTTGATAATGATAAAAAAAGATTTTATATTTTTTTATCGGCTGTTTCTGCTTTTCTTATTTTTGTTGGACTTGTTATTCCCTCTACAACGATTGCCACTTCTCCTCAAGAATTTGCTAATTTTGATAATTTTACAAATCCCTTAGGGATCCTTTATTATACGGTTATACAAAGTGTAGGAATATTATTTTGGCTTATATGTTTATATAAACTCTTTTCAAGAAAAGTTCAACAGTATTTTTTACATATAGCAATTTTTGCTTTGTTCGGAGCATTAATAAATGCTTTTATTTTTACAGGTAATTATGGGGATATAAATCACTTTCTTGTTTTTGAAGATGTCGATAGGTTATATCATAGTGTCACATACTTTATATTGAATATACTGTCTTTATGTGTAGTAGGCATTATTGTAATCTATTTTATATATTCAAGATTTGTAAAATTTTTAATACCAATATTAACGATAATTATTATAAGCTTTTTAATTGTAGTAAGTTTTTCGTTTATAACTATTCATAAAGAATATAATCGTACTCTAAATTATATAGCGTATGATAATATTGAAAAGAAACCCTATCGAATATCTAAAACCGGAAAAAATATTTTTATCCTTATGCTTGACCGTTCAATGAATTTTTTTATTGATCCAGTTTTTGAAAATAATGACTTTGTAAAAAAAGAATATACTGGATTTACTTTGTTTAAAAATACCATCGCATTCGGTATCAGTACAAATATGAGTACACCTTCATTATTCGGCGGATATGAATATACACCCGATAATCTCAATAAACGCTATTCGGAATTGCTGGTTGATAAGCATAATGAAGCTTTAAGTGTACTCCCTAAGCTTTTTAGTGAAAATGGTTGGAATGTCAGCTTTACTGATCCTCCTTGGCTTAATTATTCTTGGGAGCCGGATTTATCTGTTTTTGATAAATATGATATGATTGCACAAAATATTGACTATCCGGGAAAATATAGTCAGCGGTTATTAAAAAACTTAAAATTTTCGCAGAATAATGCAAGTCTATCCGGTGTACGCCGTGATATGTTATATTTTTCTTTTTTTAGAATTTTTCCTTCGGAAATAAGAAGAGTTTTTTATTCCCGAGGTAATTATGCAAATGCTATGTTACCGCAATATATTAAAATGCCTTTTATCGATTCTTATTCTGCTCTTCAAAATATAGAGGAAGAAGTTGAATTTGTCGAAGATAAAAATTGCATTAATATAATTGTAAACAATATAACACATGAACCTCCTAAACAATCCGATATTAAAATATTAGGACTGGAATTTCTAATTCCTTTAGCCGATAATTATTGTTTAAACGAATATACGGCTGAGCATTTTTATGCAAATTATTTAGCCCATGAAGAGTGTGCAAAGTTTTTTAGGTTTTTAAAAGAAAATGATTGCTATGATAACAGTCGTATAATAATTGTGGGTGATCACGGTAGATATTCTATGAAGACTAGGGATATGAGTTTTTTAAAAGATTTTACCGGTACGGGTTTTAGACCTGAAGAACTGATTCCGCTTATGATGATGAAGGATTTTAACTCTGATGGCAATCTTAGGATAGATAATACTTTTATGACCTTGGCCGATATTCCGTTTTTAACGGTTAAAGACTTGGATGAAAAATTACAAAAAAATCCTTTTACAGGAATGCTTTTTAAGGATAGCCAACTTAAAAGCCCTGCAAAGATTATGATAGGCGGAGGCTGGCAGGCTGATAAGGAGCTTGAGATGACTAAGTTTAAAGTTTCTGAGCATGATTGGGCTTTTGTTAAAGATAATGTATATGAACCTAAAAATTGGAGCCATTAG
- a CDS encoding CDP-glycerol glycerophosphotransferase family protein — MLPLLYIDPGTGSILFSIVIGLITTLYFLTKTAIIRLKVLIYKDKTKFNESKTGFVFYSEGKQYWNVFAPICNEFEKNKVKVIFYTSSEDDPVFLQNYEYIKPEYIGKGNKAFARLNMLEADICLMTTPGLDVYQLKRSKKVKHYSHILHALDDATSYRLFGLDYFDSVLLSGEYQMQGIRELEDLRGINKKELCVVGCPYLDVLNEKLKNLPQKNEGFTVLIAPSWGTNGILSKYGEKLLTPLVETGWNIIVRPHPQSKTTEAGMLKKLEEKYKINDNLSWDYEPENIASLSKADIMISDFSSVIFDYSFLFDKPFLYCNNEFDHRPYDSGDLKELPWKFSVLKDIGRELKSTDFSDIKKIIQETCESSALKENRLKAKDTAWQNRGLAGEKAYEFLMELKKTC, encoded by the coding sequence ATGCTTCCATTGTTATATATTGATCCGGGCACGGGTAGTATTCTTTTTTCTATTGTAATAGGACTAATTACAACTCTATATTTTTTGACAAAAACGGCTATAATAAGATTAAAAGTTTTAATCTATAAGGATAAAACAAAATTTAACGAAAGTAAAACTGGTTTTGTTTTTTACTCTGAGGGCAAACAGTATTGGAATGTATTTGCTCCTATATGTAATGAATTTGAAAAGAATAAGGTAAAGGTGATTTTTTACACCTCATCTGAAGATGATCCTGTTTTTTTGCAGAATTACGAATATATAAAACCTGAGTATATAGGAAAAGGGAATAAGGCCTTTGCCCGCCTTAATATGTTAGAGGCTGATATCTGTTTAATGACTACGCCGGGATTGGATGTATATCAATTAAAGAGATCTAAAAAAGTAAAGCATTACAGCCATATTCTTCATGCCCTTGATGATGCTACAAGTTACAGACTCTTCGGTCTCGATTACTTTGATTCGGTTCTTTTATCAGGCGAGTATCAGATGCAGGGAATAAGAGAGCTTGAAGATTTGCGAGGTATAAATAAAAAAGAACTATGTGTAGTAGGCTGTCCTTACTTGGATGTGCTTAATGAAAAATTAAAGAACTTGCCTCAAAAAAATGAGGGTTTTACCGTTTTGATAGCACCTTCATGGGGGACGAACGGTATTCTTTCCAAGTATGGAGAAAAACTTCTTACTCCTCTTGTAGAAACCGGCTGGAATATTATTGTGCGTCCCCATCCTCAAAGTAAGACTACCGAGGCCGGCATGCTAAAAAAATTAGAAGAAAAATACAAAATAAATGATAACCTTTCTTGGGATTATGAACCTGAAAATATTGCCTCTCTTTCAAAAGCCGATATAATGATTTCCGATTTTTCGAGCGTTATATTTGATTATTCCTTTTTATTTGATAAACCATTCTTATACTGTAATAACGAATTTGATCATCGGCCTTATGATTCAGGAGATTTAAAAGAGCTTCCGTGGAAGTTTTCCGTACTAAAAGATATAGGACGGGAGTTAAAATCTACAGACTTCAGCGATATAAAAAAAATTATTCAGGAAACTTGTGAAAGCTCTGCCTTAAAAGAAAACAGATTAAAAGCTAAAGATACTGCATGGCAAAATAGAGGACTCGCAGGAGAAAAGGCGTATGAATTTTTAATGGAGCTTAAAAAAACATGCTGA